One genomic segment of Desulforamulus reducens MI-1 includes these proteins:
- a CDS encoding PrkA family serine protein kinase produces MDFLKRLEDYRSLENSLAWEGTFEDYIRIVKKKPYVTQLAHARIYNMIREVGVEEKESGRGYKFFSKEIFGLDNPLEKLVEEYFHPAARRLDVRKRILLLMGPVSGGKSTLVAMLKKGLEQFSRTEKGALYGIKGCPMHEEPLHLIPKELRDDFSKEYGVYIEGELCPSCRMMLETEYGGKIENVQVERIFLSEDERVGIGTFTPSDPKSQDIADLTGSIDFSTIAEYGSESDPRAYRFDGELNISNRGLMEFQEMLKCDEKFLWNLLSLSQEGNFKAGRFALIYADEMIIAHTNENEYRTFISNKKNEALQSRIIVMKIPYNLKVTDEVKIYEKLIKQSDLNSIHIAPHALRVASIFSVLSRLKESKKQGMDIVKKMKLYDGEDVEGFKQKDLKELHNEAVDEGMSGVDPRYVINRLSSALIRTNTQCINPLDVLRAIKDGLDQHPSITQEEKERLLNFISVARKEYDEMAKKEVQKAFVYSFEESAKVLFNNYLDNVEAYCNGVKTKDPITDEEMDPDEKLMRSIEEQIGISENAKKAFREEILIRLSSYARKNKKFNYNSHERLREAIEKKLFADLKDIVKITTSSKTPDGEQLKRINEVSARLIAEHGYCPVCANELLKYVGSLLSR; encoded by the coding sequence TTGGATTTTTTGAAACGTTTAGAAGATTACCGTTCATTAGAGAATAGTCTGGCCTGGGAAGGTACCTTTGAGGATTATATAAGGATTGTAAAGAAAAAGCCCTATGTAACCCAACTGGCTCATGCCAGAATATACAATATGATTAGAGAAGTAGGTGTGGAAGAAAAAGAGAGCGGGCGGGGTTATAAATTCTTTTCCAAAGAGATTTTTGGTTTGGATAATCCATTGGAAAAATTAGTGGAAGAATATTTCCATCCAGCTGCTCGGAGACTAGATGTCCGTAAGAGAATTTTGTTATTGATGGGGCCTGTCAGCGGTGGAAAATCCACACTGGTGGCAATGCTTAAAAAGGGACTAGAACAATTTAGTAGAACTGAAAAGGGAGCCCTTTATGGAATTAAAGGTTGCCCCATGCATGAAGAACCCTTACATTTAATCCCTAAAGAATTGCGGGATGACTTTTCTAAGGAATATGGAGTTTATATTGAAGGGGAACTTTGCCCTTCCTGTCGAATGATGTTGGAAACAGAATACGGCGGTAAAATAGAAAATGTACAGGTTGAAAGAATATTCTTATCAGAGGATGAACGGGTGGGGATTGGTACATTTACACCATCTGATCCCAAATCCCAAGATATTGCCGACTTAACCGGGAGTATCGATTTTTCTACCATTGCAGAGTATGGTTCAGAATCCGACCCCAGGGCCTATCGCTTTGATGGTGAATTAAATATTTCAAACCGAGGATTAATGGAATTTCAGGAAATGCTAAAATGCGATGAAAAATTTTTATGGAATCTGTTATCCCTTTCTCAGGAAGGAAATTTTAAAGCCGGTCGGTTTGCTTTAATCTATGCCGACGAGATGATCATTGCCCATACCAATGAAAATGAGTATCGGACATTTATCAGCAATAAGAAAAATGAAGCCCTTCAGTCCCGGATCATTGTCATGAAAATACCTTATAATTTGAAGGTTACCGATGAAGTGAAAATTTATGAAAAGCTTATTAAGCAAAGTGATTTAAACTCTATTCATATCGCTCCCCATGCCCTAAGGGTGGCAAGCATTTTTTCGGTTCTATCCAGGTTGAAGGAATCCAAGAAACAGGGGATGGATATTGTTAAGAAAATGAAACTTTATGATGGAGAAGATGTAGAAGGCTTCAAACAAAAGGATCTCAAAGAGCTTCATAATGAGGCCGTTGATGAGGGTATGAGTGGGGTTGATCCGCGCTATGTTATAAACCGCCTGTCCTCGGCGCTGATTCGAACAAACACGCAATGTATTAACCCTTTGGATGTACTTAGGGCTATTAAGGATGGACTTGATCAGCATCCGTCCATCACGCAGGAAGAGAAGGAGAGGTTGCTTAATTTTATCTCCGTAGCCAGAAAAGAGTACGATGAAATGGCAAAAAAAGAAGTGCAAAAGGCTTTTGTATATTCCTTTGAAGAATCAGCCAAGGTGTTGTTTAATAACTATTTGGATAATGTAGAGGCATACTGTAACGGTGTTAAAACCAAGGACCCAATTACAGATGAAGAAATGGACCCCGATGAAAAGTTAATGCGCTCCATAGAGGAACAAATTGGTATTTCGGAAAATGCTAAGAAAGCTTTCCGAGAGGAGATTTTAATCCGTCTATCCAGTTATGCCAGAAAAAATAAAAAATTTAACTACAACAGCCATGAGAGATTACGGGAAGCCATTGAGAAAAAATTGTTTGCAGATTTAAAGGATATTGTCAAGATTACAACCTCGAGCAAAACACCAGATGGCGAACAGTTAAAGAGAATTAATGAAGTAAGTGCACGGTTAATTGCTGAGCATGGATATTGTCCTGTTTGTGCCAATGAACTCTTGAAGTATGTGGGCAGTTTGTTAAGTCGCTAG
- a CDS encoding sigma-54-dependent transcriptional regulator, which translates to MLNKILVIDDEEHMCWALEKGLMQEGYQVFTSTRGKHGLDIIRKETPSLVILDLKMPEMDGLEVLVKAKDLMPKLPIIMITAHGTIDTAIEAMKLGATDYITKPFDLDELKMVIRQALMVNHLQEEVTFLRSELNKKYGQIVGNSQAIHDVCGLIEKVADSNATVLVTGESGTGKEITALSIHQLSSRRDKPFVPINCAALPESLLESELFGHEKGAFTGAVARKLGRFELANQGTLFLDEITEMPLSMQVKLLRVLQEKEFERVGGTDSIKIDVRVIAATNRDPMECIRKGTFREDLFYRLNVLPIHLPPLRERTEDIPLLAMHFIKKFNPSQEQRMSPEAMGLLISYEWPGNIRELQNVIERSIILAQGNEIKPHHLPKEIQKLDEVKNETTHGLIINFPDDGISFDEVEKELILKALEKSNGNQTRAAQLLGITRSALLYRAQKYRLKI; encoded by the coding sequence ATATTGAACAAAATTCTAGTTATTGATGATGAAGAGCATATGTGCTGGGCCTTAGAGAAGGGACTCATGCAGGAGGGATATCAGGTTTTTACATCTACCCGAGGGAAGCACGGACTTGATATTATTCGTAAAGAAACTCCCTCACTGGTCATTCTGGATTTAAAAATGCCAGAAATGGACGGGTTAGAGGTACTAGTTAAGGCTAAGGATTTAATGCCAAAGCTTCCTATCATTATGATTACAGCCCATGGAACCATTGATACTGCCATTGAGGCTATGAAACTGGGAGCAACAGATTATATTACTAAACCCTTTGACCTTGATGAACTTAAAATGGTGATTCGACAGGCTTTGATGGTTAATCATTTGCAAGAAGAAGTAACTTTTTTGCGATCAGAGTTAAATAAAAAGTATGGTCAAATTGTCGGAAATAGTCAGGCAATTCATGATGTTTGTGGCCTAATTGAAAAGGTCGCCGATAGTAATGCCACAGTTCTAGTTACCGGGGAAAGTGGAACTGGCAAAGAAATTACTGCTCTATCTATACATCAACTAAGCTCACGTCGGGATAAACCCTTTGTCCCCATTAACTGTGCAGCTCTTCCAGAATCTTTGTTGGAAAGTGAATTGTTTGGTCATGAAAAGGGAGCTTTTACTGGAGCAGTGGCACGTAAATTGGGACGATTTGAGTTAGCTAATCAAGGAACCCTCTTCCTGGACGAAATTACAGAGATGCCCCTATCTATGCAAGTAAAACTTCTGCGAGTATTACAGGAAAAGGAATTCGAAAGAGTGGGCGGGACTGATAGTATAAAAATTGACGTAAGGGTTATTGCCGCAACTAACAGAGACCCCATGGAATGTATCAGAAAGGGTACCTTTAGAGAGGACTTGTTCTACCGGCTGAATGTTTTACCCATCCATTTACCGCCCTTAAGGGAACGAACAGAAGATATACCCTTATTAGCTATGCATTTCATTAAAAAATTCAATCCATCCCAGGAGCAACGTATGTCCCCCGAGGCCATGGGATTATTGATATCCTATGAATGGCCCGGCAATATCCGCGAGTTACAAAATGTTATTGAAAGATCTATTATTTTAGCTCAGGGTAATGAAATAAAACCTCACCATTTGCCAAAGGAAATTCAAAAATTAGATGAGGTAAAAAACGAAACAACCCACGGCCTTATTATTAATTTCCCAGATGATGGAATTTCCTTTGATGAAGTAGAAAAGGAATTAATTTTAAAAGCGTTAGAAAAGAGCAATGGCAATCAAACCCGGGCTGCCCAATTACTGGGTATAACCCGCTCTGCCTTACTTTACAGAGCCCAAAAATATAGGCTAAAAATATAA
- the ligD gene encoding non-homologous end-joining DNA ligase: MNNSKLPKVKPMLAVPADPFDSNDYLYEIKWDGYRGLVYLSEQTTILSRNLINLTERFPELQNLHKKVIQKPAILDGEIVVLEEGKPSFSKLQSRGKITDALKVNQLSRRFPVSFIAFDVLYKDGESIMNLPLESRKKVLEDIIEPGTHLIVSQYVHGSGIKFYEAVQKVGLEGMMAKRLDSLYMPGKRSPVWKKVRNTHSAEWVIAGWEKGEGHRHLGSLILVGFNQGKWIYMGKVGTGFGKDDENKLLRLMEPLEIDESVFTPPRGEFRSPVWVKPTLICEVTFTEISPEGRLRHPSYKGLRYDKNPQECTIDQ, from the coding sequence ATGAACAACAGTAAGTTACCAAAGGTAAAACCTATGTTAGCTGTACCAGCAGACCCCTTTGATAGCAATGATTACTTATATGAAATAAAATGGGATGGTTACCGTGGGTTAGTCTATCTAAGTGAGCAAACAACCATTCTCTCAAGAAATTTAATAAATCTCACGGAAAGGTTTCCCGAATTGCAAAATTTACATAAAAAAGTTATACAGAAACCAGCCATATTGGATGGAGAAATTGTAGTGCTGGAGGAAGGTAAACCATCCTTTAGCAAACTTCAATCTAGGGGAAAGATAACGGATGCTTTAAAAGTGAATCAGCTATCCAGACGTTTTCCTGTAAGCTTTATTGCCTTTGATGTTTTATACAAAGACGGCGAGAGTATTATGAATTTACCACTGGAGAGCAGAAAAAAAGTCCTTGAGGATATTATAGAGCCGGGAACCCATTTGATTGTATCTCAATATGTACATGGTTCGGGTATTAAATTTTATGAAGCAGTTCAGAAAGTTGGGCTTGAGGGAATGATGGCGAAACGGTTAGATAGTTTATACATGCCTGGGAAAAGGTCACCAGTCTGGAAAAAAGTACGCAATACTCATTCGGCAGAATGGGTTATTGCCGGTTGGGAAAAGGGAGAAGGTCACCGGCATCTAGGTTCCCTGATACTAGTTGGTTTTAATCAAGGTAAATGGATATACATGGGGAAGGTAGGGACCGGCTTTGGCAAAGATGACGAGAACAAATTATTGAGACTAATGGAACCATTAGAGATTGATGAATCGGTTTTTACTCCCCCTAGGGGAGAGTTTCGATCTCCTGTTTGGGTTAAACCGACATTAATTTGCGAAGTGACATTTACCGAAATCAGTCCAGAGGGTAGATTGAGGCACCCCAGTTATAAAGGACTACGGTATGATAAGAACCCGCAGGAATGCACAATAGATCAATAG
- a CDS encoding MurT ligase domain-containing protein: protein MNIRLVMAVLAAKFAGFVSRKLGWKGSSLPGVVARKIYKDTLGDLAGQARKGVIMVTGTNGKTTTNNMIANVIQNGGYKVVLNQEGANLITGVTAAFIKYADWLGRVDCDYALLEVDEASFPKVVKEVKPQIVVVNNFFRDQLDRYGELDTTVKMVKEALKSLLDVQLVLNTDDPLVAQMKEATGHNASFFGLAPNQRTGNGAKQTRESRFCPHCGNELYYLSFQYSQLGSYACAQCGFKREDPEIEASDVINQGIALQCRIRYPGGETKLAIHTQGFYNLYNALAAFTVGYLVGIDNEQILQGLLKYKPAIGRMETFNYKGKSAILNLVKNPTGYNEGITTLMSLHGSKNVFMAVNDNDADGRDISWLWDVDFEHLAQGHQSIETFTCSGLRGEEMALRLKYAGVPVEKITVIQEMDAAILKALEDPGESIYLFSTYTALWPAQRILLGLAEKEELNVKGLSSIS, encoded by the coding sequence ATGAACATAAGACTTGTAATGGCAGTTTTAGCGGCCAAGTTTGCCGGCTTTGTTAGTCGCAAATTGGGTTGGAAAGGATCTTCGCTGCCCGGTGTAGTGGCAAGGAAAATCTACAAAGATACATTAGGAGATTTGGCTGGACAAGCTCGCAAGGGTGTTATAATGGTTACTGGCACAAATGGAAAGACCACAACTAATAATATGATTGCCAATGTTATTCAGAACGGGGGATACAAGGTGGTCCTAAACCAGGAGGGTGCTAATTTAATAACAGGTGTAACGGCCGCCTTTATTAAATACGCTGATTGGTTGGGACGGGTTGATTGTGACTATGCCTTGTTAGAAGTGGATGAAGCATCCTTTCCAAAGGTAGTTAAAGAAGTAAAACCGCAGATTGTTGTAGTAAACAATTTCTTTCGAGACCAGCTAGATCGTTACGGAGAACTGGATACAACTGTAAAAATGGTCAAGGAAGCTTTAAAAAGCCTCCTTGATGTACAATTAGTTTTAAATACAGACGATCCATTAGTTGCTCAAATGAAAGAAGCCACAGGACATAATGCCAGTTTTTTTGGGTTAGCACCAAACCAGCGTACGGGAAACGGAGCAAAGCAAACCAGAGAATCTAGGTTTTGCCCCCATTGTGGGAATGAACTATACTATCTTTCCTTTCAGTATAGCCAACTGGGTTCCTATGCCTGTGCTCAATGTGGATTTAAACGGGAAGACCCGGAGATTGAGGCATCCGATGTAATAAACCAGGGGATTGCCCTGCAATGTCGTATTCGCTACCCTGGTGGTGAAACAAAATTAGCCATTCATACACAAGGGTTTTACAACCTTTATAATGCACTGGCTGCTTTTACAGTGGGATATCTGGTGGGAATTGACAATGAACAGATTTTACAAGGACTTCTTAAATACAAACCCGCCATTGGAAGAATGGAAACTTTTAATTATAAAGGAAAGAGTGCCATATTAAATCTAGTTAAAAATCCCACGGGTTATAATGAGGGGATTACTACCCTCATGAGTCTGCATGGATCTAAAAATGTGTTTATGGCAGTAAACGATAACGATGCAGACGGTAGGGATATATCTTGGCTCTGGGATGTGGATTTTGAACATTTGGCCCAAGGGCATCAGAGTATTGAAACCTTTACCTGTTCAGGATTACGGGGTGAAGAAATGGCCCTGCGTTTAAAATATGCTGGAGTTCCCGTGGAGAAAATTACTGTAATTCAAGAAATGGATGCCGCCATTCTAAAAGCACTAGAAGATCCCGGAGAAAGTATTTACCTTTTTTCTACTTATACAGCCCTCTGGCCTGCCCAGAGAATATTGTTGGGGTTGGCAGAAAAGGAGGAACTAAATGTTAAAGGTTTGTCATCTATATCCTGA
- a CDS encoding type 1 glutamine amidotransferase has product MLKVCHLYPDLLNLYGDRGNVIAFVQRCCWRKIPVELIEVNVGEPVDFNEIDFLFLGGGSDREQNLMAADLLQRKNSLKEAIDKGLVVLAICGGYQMLGQYYLTSDGQKIPGLGILDLYTKAGQQRLIGNVVLEMKIANQSVNVVGFENHSGQTFIGNLDPLGKVLVGHGNNGQDGSEGARYQNVFCSYLHGPLLPKNSKFTDMLIQLALERRGIKTDLIPLENEFEEAAVKVMIDRYLKK; this is encoded by the coding sequence ATGTTAAAGGTTTGTCATCTATATCCTGATTTACTAAATTTATATGGTGACAGGGGAAATGTAATTGCCTTTGTTCAGCGCTGTTGTTGGCGAAAAATCCCCGTTGAACTTATAGAAGTTAATGTAGGGGAACCTGTGGATTTTAATGAGATTGATTTCTTGTTTCTTGGAGGAGGTTCTGATCGAGAGCAGAATTTAATGGCAGCGGATTTGCTACAAAGGAAGAATTCTCTAAAAGAAGCCATTGATAAAGGACTTGTGGTCTTAGCCATTTGTGGAGGGTATCAGATGCTGGGTCAATACTACTTAACATCTGATGGTCAGAAGATACCCGGCTTAGGTATTTTGGACCTTTATACGAAGGCTGGACAGCAAAGGCTCATAGGCAATGTTGTTTTAGAAATGAAGATTGCAAATCAATCTGTCAATGTGGTAGGATTTGAAAATCATTCAGGGCAAACCTTTATTGGTAATCTTGATCCACTTGGAAAAGTTCTTGTTGGTCATGGTAACAATGGACAAGATGGCTCGGAGGGGGCAAGGTATCAAAATGTCTTTTGCTCCTACTTACATGGACCTCTCTTACCGAAGAATAGCAAGTTTACAGACATGTTAATACAGCTCGCTCTTGAACGGCGGGGGATAAAAACGGATTTGATACCACTTGAGAATGAATTTGAAGAGGCAGCTGTCAAAGTAATGATAGACAGATATTTGAAAAAATAA
- the yhbH gene encoding sporulation protein YhbH, with protein sequence MALTYNFIITREDWSLHRKGEVDQHRHREKVREAIKKNLADIVSEESIILSDGRRVVKVPIRSLDQYRFRYDARKQKHAGQGDGKSKVGDVLGSDPQQSPGNGPGAGEEAGHDYYEADVTIDEIEKIVFEDLGLPNLKEKKNKQLASESIEFRDVRKYGIQSNVDRKRTILEVLKRNALKGNPGIHGITPDDLRYKTWEVIPKYESSAVVLAMMDTSGSMGPFEKYIARSFFFWMVRFLRTKYQNVEIVFLAHHTEAKEVSEDEFFTKGESGGTRCSSVYQLALDLINTRYPKEDYNIYAFHFSDGDNLSSDNEKCIRLIEELLNKCNLVGYGEIEGPYYYTSTLNSSLKKINSPSFVSVTIRDKTGVYPALKAFFKKPDQGGG encoded by the coding sequence ATGGCTTTGACCTATAATTTTATTATTACCAGAGAAGATTGGTCGCTTCACCGTAAAGGTGAAGTTGACCAACACCGTCATCGGGAGAAGGTACGCGAAGCAATCAAAAAGAACCTGGCGGATATTGTTAGTGAAGAAAGTATTATTTTGTCAGATGGGCGTAGGGTTGTTAAAGTACCCATTCGCTCATTGGATCAATATCGATTTCGCTATGATGCCAGGAAGCAAAAACATGCAGGGCAAGGAGATGGTAAAAGTAAAGTTGGCGACGTACTGGGGAGTGATCCTCAACAGTCTCCGGGTAATGGACCCGGAGCGGGGGAGGAAGCAGGCCATGATTACTACGAAGCTGATGTAACCATTGATGAGATAGAAAAAATAGTTTTTGAAGATTTGGGACTGCCCAATCTGAAAGAAAAAAAGAATAAACAATTGGCCTCAGAATCAATTGAATTTCGCGATGTCAGAAAGTATGGTATCCAAAGCAATGTTGATCGGAAAAGGACTATTTTGGAAGTCCTTAAACGCAATGCCTTAAAGGGTAACCCGGGTATTCATGGGATTACGCCGGATGATTTAAGATATAAAACATGGGAAGTTATACCAAAATATGAGTCCAGTGCAGTGGTACTAGCGATGATGGACACCTCCGGATCTATGGGTCCCTTTGAAAAATATATTGCCAGAAGCTTCTTCTTTTGGATGGTAAGATTTCTGCGTACTAAATACCAAAACGTAGAAATTGTTTTTCTAGCCCATCATACCGAAGCCAAAGAAGTAAGCGAAGATGAATTCTTTACCAAAGGGGAAAGCGGGGGTACGCGTTGTTCTTCGGTTTATCAACTTGCCTTAGACCTCATTAATACTCGATATCCTAAAGAAGATTACAATATTTATGCCTTTCACTTCTCAGATGGCGATAACCTTTCCAGTGATAATGAAAAATGCATACGCTTAATTGAAGAACTGTTAAACAAATGCAATTTGGTTGGTTATGGAGAAATAGAAGGTCCCTATTACTATACCAGTACGCTTAACTCATCCCTTAAAAAAATTAATAGCCCGTCCTTTGTTAGTGTAACAATTCGGGATAAAACAGGGGTATATCCAGCACTTAAAGCCTTTTTCAAAAAACCCGACCAAGGGGGAGGGTAG
- a CDS encoding SpoVR family protein, translating to MRDQINEELRQLEESIPKIIKIAQDFKLDFYPMRFEICPGEIIYTFGAYGMPTRFTHWSFGKSYHRMKTQYDYNLSRIYEMVINSDPCYAFLLEGNTIIQNKMVAAHVLAHCDFFKNNIYFSHTNPKDIIESMAVAAERFRQYEMIYGQQKVEAFIDSVLSIQEHIDPHRMIKRKEHCINKTKNCCGKKQDATYDDLWKLDQPEHSCQCQGDCSKNKQTKLPEQPEKDLLLFIMENARDLEEWQLDILSTMRDEMLYFWPQMQTKIMNEGWASYWHLRIMREMEINEAEAIEFAKMHAGVVLPSRNSINPYYLGLKMLEDIEKRWDKEYGEGAGREKLFEIREMDNDISFLRNYLTKELVEELDLYLYRKIGHEWKIVEKNWEKVRDHLVYSMTNSGFPVIMVENGDYEQRGELYLKHAFEDRELDIKYLEKTLVHIFNLWNRPVYIETEIDNKAALFSFDGAKGSRKFL from the coding sequence ATGAGAGATCAAATCAACGAGGAGTTACGTCAATTAGAAGAGAGTATTCCGAAAATAATTAAAATTGCTCAGGATTTTAAGTTGGATTTTTACCCGATGCGATTTGAAATATGCCCTGGGGAAATCATCTACACCTTTGGTGCCTATGGCATGCCCACTCGTTTTACACACTGGTCCTTTGGGAAATCATATCACAGGATGAAAACACAGTATGATTATAATTTAAGCAGAATCTATGAAATGGTTATTAATTCAGATCCTTGCTATGCATTTCTGTTGGAGGGTAATACCATCATTCAAAACAAAATGGTGGCAGCACATGTACTAGCCCACTGTGACTTTTTTAAAAATAATATTTACTTTAGCCATACAAACCCGAAGGATATCATTGAGTCCATGGCTGTAGCTGCAGAAAGATTTCGCCAATATGAAATGATTTACGGACAGCAAAAAGTAGAGGCTTTTATTGACTCAGTTTTATCGATCCAGGAGCACATAGATCCCCATAGAATGATAAAACGAAAAGAGCATTGCATAAACAAAACGAAAAACTGTTGTGGCAAAAAACAGGACGCAACCTATGACGACCTTTGGAAGTTAGATCAGCCAGAACATTCTTGTCAATGCCAGGGTGATTGCTCAAAGAACAAGCAGACCAAATTACCCGAACAACCGGAAAAGGACCTTCTCTTGTTTATTATGGAAAATGCCAGGGATTTGGAAGAATGGCAATTGGATATATTATCAACGATGAGAGATGAAATGCTTTATTTCTGGCCACAAATGCAAACAAAAATCATGAATGAGGGATGGGCCTCTTACTGGCATCTAAGAATAATGAGGGAAATGGAAATTAATGAGGCCGAAGCTATTGAATTTGCGAAGATGCATGCCGGCGTAGTTCTACCCTCCCGCAACAGCATTAACCCCTATTACCTCGGATTGAAAATGTTGGAAGATATTGAAAAACGCTGGGATAAAGAGTATGGAGAAGGGGCCGGCAGAGAAAAGTTGTTTGAAATAAGAGAGATGGACAACGATATTTCTTTCCTGCGAAATTACTTAACGAAAGAGTTAGTTGAGGAACTGGATTTGTACCTCTATCGGAAGATTGGCCATGAGTGGAAAATAGTGGAGAAAAACTGGGAAAAAGTGAGGGACCATCTGGTCTATAGTATGACCAATTCTGGATTTCCGGTTATTATGGTGGAAAATGGGGACTATGAACAACGGGGTGAACTTTATCTTAAGCATGCTTTTGAAGACCGGGAGTTGGATATTAAATATCTAGAAAAGACACTGGTGCATATCTTTAATCTTTGGAATCGACCAGTTTACATTGAAACTGAAATTGACAATAAAGCTGCTTTATTCTCCTTTGATGGAGCAAAGGGTAGTCGTAAATTTTTATAA
- the ytpR gene encoding YtpR family tRNA-binding protein → MIQEIDELLTSDKIIVGEIIATEKHPDAEKLTICTVNVGQEEPLQIVCGAKNVAPNLKVPVALHGAKLPGGKKIKKGKLRGVLSNGMICAQDELGFERDIEGIWVLDSGMEIGKPVPYKELPREEDAE, encoded by the coding sequence GTGATCCAAGAAATAGATGAATTATTAACCAGTGATAAAATTATTGTGGGAGAAATTATCGCTACTGAAAAACACCCAGATGCTGAAAAATTAACTATTTGTACCGTTAATGTGGGGCAGGAAGAGCCTTTACAAATAGTGTGTGGAGCAAAGAATGTTGCACCCAATCTAAAGGTTCCTGTGGCACTACATGGTGCTAAACTTCCCGGAGGTAAGAAAATAAAAAAGGGTAAACTAAGAGGGGTTTTAAGTAACGGCATGATCTGTGCCCAAGATGAGTTGGGCTTTGAGAGGGATATTGAAGGCATTTGGGTTTTAGATAGTGGGATGGAAATAGGTAAACCTGTACCATATAAAGAATTACCTCGGGAGGAAGATGCAGAGTAA
- a CDS encoding DUF456 domain-containing protein, protein MSTPGLIIASIFFIVGMAGIFLPILPGAPLLLAGMLVYGFFEHFTHLTWQFFAGQSILVAFVFGIDYLASIWGVKKYGGSKYAVWGSIIGTIMGLFLLGPLGVIIGPFLGAVFGELIVCRNYNQAFKAGLGTLIGFLGGALAKLFLQILMIIWFFNVIQ, encoded by the coding sequence ATGTCAACACCAGGGCTAATTATAGCTAGTATCTTTTTCATTGTGGGAATGGCAGGTATTTTTCTTCCAATTTTACCCGGAGCCCCTTTGCTACTGGCCGGAATGCTTGTTTACGGTTTTTTTGAGCATTTTACTCACTTAACATGGCAGTTTTTTGCTGGCCAGTCTATTTTAGTTGCCTTTGTATTTGGTATTGATTATTTGGCTAGCATTTGGGGGGTTAAAAAATACGGGGGCTCAAAATACGCCGTCTGGGGTTCCATTATCGGTACCATTATGGGACTCTTTCTACTGGGCCCCCTTGGCGTCATAATAGGACCCTTTCTGGGTGCGGTATTTGGCGAATTAATTGTTTGCCGCAATTATAACCAGGCATTTAAAGCTGGTTTAGGTACACTAATTGGTTTTTTAGGAGGTGCACTTGCCAAACTATTTTTACAAATATTAATGATAATATGGTTCTTTAACGTTATTCAATAG
- a CDS encoding Ku protein: MRPLWKGAVSFGLVYVPVKMYAATEKKSIKFNYLHDKCKTPIQYRRYCPYCNTEINNEEIVKGYEYEKGKYVVMKDEDFENLPGEKTKSINIVDFVDLTDIDPLYFDKGYYLAPGEGGQKVYELLKRSMQETGKVAVAKVIIRDKESLAALRVADGVLTINTMFYPDEVRKPSGIPELDYEIELHENELKMAVNLINNLSAPFKPEKYTDEYRQQLLEVIQAKIAGEEVEAVPAVQTDKVVDLMSALKASIDLAKQERDNALKKDATKKKTTRTKKATAS; encoded by the coding sequence ATGAGACCCCTTTGGAAAGGTGCAGTAAGTTTTGGTTTAGTGTATGTGCCGGTTAAGATGTATGCCGCCACGGAAAAGAAAAGCATAAAATTTAATTATCTACATGATAAATGTAAAACACCCATTCAATATCGTAGGTATTGCCCCTATTGTAATACGGAAATAAACAACGAAGAAATTGTAAAAGGCTATGAATATGAAAAGGGTAAATATGTGGTGATGAAAGATGAAGACTTTGAAAACTTGCCTGGAGAAAAAACAAAAAGCATTAACATTGTTGACTTTGTTGATTTAACTGATATTGATCCTCTTTATTTTGATAAGGGTTACTATCTAGCGCCGGGTGAAGGGGGACAAAAGGTCTACGAATTACTAAAAAGATCAATGCAAGAAACTGGCAAAGTGGCGGTGGCTAAGGTTATCATTCGGGACAAAGAATCACTTGCTGCTCTTAGGGTGGCTGATGGTGTTCTTACTATTAATACCATGTTTTACCCAGATGAAGTAAGAAAACCAAGTGGTATTCCAGAATTGGACTATGAAATAGAACTTCACGAAAATGAATTGAAAATGGCAGTAAATCTTATTAATAATTTATCAGCACCCTTTAAACCGGAAAAATACACAGATGAATATCGTCAACAACTTTTAGAAGTGATCCAGGCAAAGATTGCTGGGGAAGAGGTAGAAGCAGTTCCTGCTGTCCAAACCGATAAAGTGGTAGATCTAATGTCTGCATTGAAAGCAAGTATTGATCTGGCCAAACAGGAAAGGGATAACGCATTAAAGAAAGATGCCACTAAAAAGAAAACCACCAGGACAAAAAAGGCCACGGCCTCGTAA